The following is a genomic window from Gloeocapsa sp. PCC 73106.
GGTACACCCGTACAAATTTTACAACCCGACGGTAATCTCATCCGACCCAGAGTGGGAGTAAATCCTATCACCCTCGATAGTAATCAAGAGTGGCTTTATTTTGGTCCCATGCACGGTACTCGTCTCTATCGCATCCGCACCCAGGATCTCCTCAATACTCAACTCAGTGAAGCCCAACTCGCTCAAAAAGTCGAAGATTATGCCGAACGTCCCATCTCTGACGGTATTATTATCGATCGCTCTAATAATATCTATATTACTGACGTTGGAGCTAATGCTATAGGTGTAATTGGTAGCGATCGCACTTATCAAGTTCTACTTTCTGCGCCTTGGATTTCTTGGCCCGACGCTTTTAGTATTGGTCCCGATGGTTATATCTATAGTCTTATTAATCAGCTTCATCGAACACCGCCTTTAAATGCTGGCATTGACAAGACTGTTCCTCCTTTTTTGCTTATTCGGTTCAAGCCTAGATAATAGGCACATTTTAGTGAGTTTTGCCTGAGAACTAAATAAATAACTTTACCCTTATTTTTCACAAAAAGCACAGAAGATCTAGGTTATATTTACAGGTGTCCCTGCTATCTTAGACCTTCTATGACCTTGATTCGTATTATTAAACCCTGGCAAATTAAAGTAAATCAAATCACACCTCCCCAAGTTTACTTTAACCGTCGTCGCTTTCTGAGAAATGCGGTTGGTGCTGGAATTATTGCCGCTTGTGCGCCTTTGAACGCTTGTAAGCAATCTCTCTCGGAAAGTCCCCTGGAAAATACGCTTAATTTACCCAAAATCAACTCATTTAAGACTAATCCCGCTTTTGCTCAAGTCGATAGACCTATTACTGAAGCAACTCTCGCAGGTCAATATAATAATTTCTATGAATTTGGCGGGGGTAAAAATATTTGGCCAAAAGCTCAAAGCTTACCTACAGAGAATTGGCGCGTAGAAGTCACAGGATTAGTTAATCATCCCCAAACTTACGATCTAGATGATATCAAGCGTAAATTTCCCCTCGAAGAACGCGTTTATCGCTTTCGTTGCGTCGAAGCTTGGTCTATGGCTTTACCCTGGGTCGGTTTCCCGATGTCAGCTTTAATTAAAGCCGTTGAACCGACCTCTCAAGCTAAATTCGTCCGTTTTACCTCTTTTTATGACCCGAAAATTACTACAGGTCCTGGTTTTCACCTCGGTAAATTACCCTGGCCTTATCAAGAGGGGTTAACCATTGCGGAAATGGCGAATGAATTGGCTTTCTTGGCTGTGGGTATCTATGGTCGTGATCTTCCTAAACAACACGGCGCACCTATCCGCATGGTGATTCCCTGGAAATACGGTTTCAAAGGCGCTAAATCTATCGTTAAGATTGAATTTTTGGAATCCCAACCCGCGACTTACTGGAATACCTTAGGCCCCAATGAGTACGATTTTGAGGCTAACGTTAACCCTGATAAACCTCATCCTCGTTGGTCCCAAGCAACAGAAAAATTCATTGGTTCTGGACCTGGTTTAACTTGGGAGATCAGGGAAACCTTACCTTATAATGGTTATGGTGAGTACGTCGCTTCTCTTTATTAGACTAAGTAGGTTGGCTTAATTAAAAGTTAGAAAATTTAAATCTGTTCCCTGTTCCCGCCAAACCAGACTATCATTTTTACATAACAAGTTCGTTAGAACCAATTTTCTAAAACAAAATGATTACTTCTGAGACAATTATCTTAAATATTAAAAATGTAGGTTTAAGCGACGAACAGTTTTATCAACTATGCCAAATTAATGAAAATTGGAAATTTGAACAAACTGCTCAAGGGGAATTAATAATTATGCCTCCCGTCGGCGCTATTAGTGGTAACCGAGAATCGGATTTAAATGGTTTCCTCTGGTTATGGAATCGTCAAACCCAACTGGGAAAAGTCTTTAGTTCTTCTACCATTTTTATTTTACCCAATGGGGGAAAACGTTCCCCTGATGTGGCTTGGATTGCTAATGAACGTTGGGATCTCTTAACCCCAGAAGAACGGGAAAAATTTGCGCCCATTTGTCCTGATTTTGTCATAGAATTGCGCTCTCGTACCGATTCGCTAGAACTTCTCCAAGAGAAAATGCAAGAATATCTTAAGAGCGGTCTAAGGTTAGGTTGGTTAATTAATCCCCAAAATCAACAAGTTGAAATCTATCGTCAAAATCAGCCAGTAGAACTTATTTCACTACCGACAACTCTATCAGGAGAAAATATTTTACCTGGATTTGTTTTAGAGTTACCTTGTTTTTGAAGCAATAAACGAATATTATAGCGCTACCTAAGATTAGAAAAGCAGGGCTAATTGAAACCCTGCCATCCTACTAGTTAGTTATTCCCATTCTATAGTTCCAGGAGGTTTAGAAGTGATGTCGTAAACCACACGATTAACTCCTTTGACTTCGTTAACGATGCGATTAGAAATTTTTTCCAGTATATCGTAGGGAACGCGGGCCCAATCTGCGGTCATTCCGTCTTCACTGGTAATTAAGCGCAACACGATAGGATGGGCGTAGGTACGAGTATCTCCCATAACTCCCACACTACGGACAGGAAGAAGCACCGCAAAAGCTTGCCAAAAGTCATGATATATTCCTTGGACACGAATTTCATCGCGAACGACGTAATCTGCTTCCCGTAGAATTTCCAAGCGTTCGATAGTAACTTCGCCGATGATGCGGATCGCTAAACCTGGTCCTGGAAAAGGATGACGCCGGATAATTTCCTCTGGTAAGCCGATCGCTTTGGCTACTTTACGCACTTCGTCTTTAAAGAGTTTACGTAGAGGTTCTACCAGTTTAAAGCGCAGGTCCTTGGGTAAACCGCCGACGTTGTGATGACTTTTGATTTTTACCGCTACTCTTTCTCCGGTTTTGGGATCTACGTTGCTGTCAGCGGATTCAATCACATCGGGATAGAGGGTCCCCTGGGCGAGATAATCGAAAGGACCGAGACGTTTTGATTCTTCTTCAAAGACTCTAATGAACTCGTGTCCAATGATGCGGCGTTTTTCCTCGGGATCGGTGACTCCTTTCATGTGTTCGAGAAAGCGATCGCGTCCATTGACGTAAACCACGGAGATATGAAATTGTTTGTTAAAGATTTCCATCAATCTTTCGGGTTCGCCTTTGCGCATGAAACCCTGATCGATGAACATACAAGTTAACTGATCTCCTATCGCTTCGTGAAGAAGAAAAGCGAGAGTAGAGGAGTCCACACCACCGGATAGGGCGAGTAACACTCTTTTCTCTCCCACGCGAGCACGTATTTCCCGGATGGATTCTTCTACAAAAGCTTCCGTTGTCCAAGTGGGTTCACAAGCACAGATATGATAGACGAAATTGCGAATTAAGGCTATTCCCCCTTGGGAGTGAACTACCTCGGGGTGGAATTGTACGCCGAATAATCTCCTGTTATGATCAGCGATCGTCGCGCAGGGGGTGTTACTTGTATGTGCTAGAATGCTAAAGCCTTCAGGTAAATCGCTACAGGAATCGGCGTGACTCATCCACATGGTGGAACCGTCTTCGACGTTGGTTAACAAATCCGTGGGATCATCTATGTATAAAGCGGCTTTACCGTATTCGGCTAATTCTGCTTTTTCGACTGTTCCCCCTAACTGTTTGACCATTAGTTGCATACCATAGCATACCCCAAGGATAGGTATTCCCAAATGCCAAATTGCTGGGTCACATTGGGGTGCACCCTTGTCGTAGACTGAGTTAGGACCTCCCGAGAGAATGATTCCTTTAGGGTTGAGGGATTGAATCTGTGCTGCCGTGGTACGATAAGAGAGTACTTCTGAATATACTTGTGTCTCACGAATTCGGCGGGCGATCAGTTCCGAATATTGAGAACCAAAGTCAAGGATAATAATCATCTGGCGGTTTAAGTTTCTACCGATCGCGTCAACGCTTAAACCCTCTGTTTCGTTGCTAGTTGCTCTAGTATCTGTACTCACTCTAATTTCTCATCTCTTTTTTCTATTTTGACATTTTCTCTTTTTAATTGCTCAAGGATCTCTGTAGCTTGGTTACTGCATATAATTATTTCACGTTTCCCGTCGAAGAGAATCGAGCCGACTTTGACTTTTTTATCGGTCTGTTTGCGAATATAATTTTGGGAGCGTTGGTCGATGGCTTGGGCGATCGCTCCCATTAGCTGTTCTACCCAATTGCTTCCCTCTATTGCGTCTATTTGACGTAATAAGCCTAAAGCCGCTTCACTCGTAGGACTCCTAAACACCTGTTGGATTATCTCTCTAGAAGCACCCAAAAGGGCCAAATGAGCGGTCATAATTTCCAAACGTCCATCGGCCAAATCGTGGTGGGTGTGAAAGATCCCGCCGGCTAATTTTAGTAGTTTGCCGTGGTAGCCAAATAGTAACAGAGATTCTATTGAGGCTAACCCAGCGCAGGCTAACATTGGTCCTATCCAATTAGCTGTTTTGAGGATTTGTTGGGGATTAAAACCCATTTTGACCGCTAAATCTAAGCCATTTTCTCCTACACAAAATATTAAATTCCGAAATTGTTGGGCTTTGGCTAATAATTCTTGTTGATAGAGTTCTAATTGTTCTGGCGCACTCAATGGTTGAGCGATTCCACTGGTTCCCAACAGGGATAATCCTTCTACTACTCCAAAAGCGGCGTTAGAGGTTCTTTGAGCGAGTTGACGACCAAAGGGTAGAATAATGGTAATTTGGAGATATTCATCCGGTGCTAAACATCGGGTCAAATTGCTGTTAATGAGACGTTTGGCGTAACTGTAAATCGCCGCTTCATCTTTTTGTTTACCGATACCCTCTCCCCCAAGGATAGTAATCTGCGATGGTGCGGTAATTAATCTTTCGGCGATCGCCCAGATGGGGGTATTGCGAGTCAAATCTAGGTTATCTCCTGGATCACTTCTGGTAATAGCTAAAGCTTGATTTTCTCTGAGTTTAGCGCCTTGTTCGATCTCTATAGTAACGGTGCTGGGAGGTTCTATCAAGTCCACTGACACTTCTGACACTGGGGATTCTTGTAAGTAACGATAGGCAGCTAAAGCTGAAGCACAAGCAAATACTGGAAGAGTATATCCAGAACGAGGCAAAGATGTCATAAATATTTATATGTTAAATTAAGGGGTGAGCAGAAAACAGGCCCTATGAATCAAGTCGATTATCTTCGTATCAGTCTCATCGATCGCTGTAACTTCCGTTGCCACTACTGTATGCCTGAGGGAGCAGAACTTGACTATATTCTACGACAAGAGTTGCTCACTCGAGAAGAAATATTGACACTCTTACAAGGTGTTTTTATTCCTCTGGGATTTAAAAAGTTCCGTCTTACTGGGGGTGAACCTTTACTGCGTCCAGATCTAATCGAGATTGTTAGAGGAATAGCCAGTCTCGAGGAGACAGAAGATTTAGCTTTGAGTACCAACGCTTTTTTACTCGCTCCCTTAGCCCAACCCCTGTATGATGCAGGTTTAAGAAGAATTAATATCAGTTTGGATTCTCTCGATCCTGATAATTTCGCTCGTATTATTGGTAAAACGGGACGTTATCATTGGTTAAAAACTTGGGAAGGTATACAAGCCGCCTATAAAGTAGGTTTTAACCCTCTAAAATTGAATATAGTGGTTATTCCGGGAGTAAATGAGCAAGAAGTACTGGATTTAGCGGCTTTAACCCTGGATAAACCTTGGCACGTCAGATTTATTGAATTTATGCCCATAGGTAATGAGGAACTCTTTCAGCAACGGGCTTGGATTCCGTCAGCAGAATTACGACAACTAATTAGAGACAAATGGGGTTTAGTTACTGCTGAAGTACGAGGCAATGGACCGGCTGATGTATTCACTATTCCCGAAGCGCAAGGAACTCTGGGTTTTATTAGTCAGATGTCAGAATGTTTCTGCGATCGCTGTAATCGGATGCGTTTATCTGCAGATGGTTGGTTACGTCCCTGTTTACTCAATGAAACGGGTCAAATTAATTTGAAAACCTCTCTGAGAAATGGGATAGAACTTACCCAAATTCGCGCTCAAGTAGCCGAAGTTTTGGCGCTTAAACCAGAAATCAACTACAAACAGAGAGAGTCTGGTACGCTTGAAGGTTCTTATTCTCGCACCATGTCCCAGATTGGCGGCTAAACTAGAAGATAAGGTAAGAATTGCTACAATTGACCCAAGATAAAGTATTAATGAACAAGCCTATGACTGGTATTGAGAAGAATCAAAATCCCAAAAGTCAACCAGAGGAAAATTTCTGGGTAGAAATGGTCAAAACTTTGGCTATAGCTGGGGTTTTGGCTTTTGGTATTCGGACTTTTGTGGCTGAAGCCCGTTATATTCCTTCTGGGTCGATGGAACCAACCCTTTTGATCAATGACCATCTGATGATCGAGAAAATCAGTTATCGTCTTCATGAACCCGAAAGAGGTGATATCGTGGTTTTTAGACCTACTGAAGCCCTCAAAGAACAAGATTATCATCAAGCTTTTATTAAACGGATTATTGGTATGCCTGGAGACACCGTCGAGGTTAAAGGAGGTGTAGTCTATGTTAATGGTCAAGCTTTATCAGAAGATTATATTAAAGAAGTTCCCGACTATAGCTATGGACCGGAAATCGTCCCTGATGACCAGTATTTAGTCTTGGGAGATAACCGCAATAACAGTTATGACTCTCATATTTGGGGTTTTGTCCCGAGAAAAAATCTTATTGGTAAAGCTTTTGTCCGTTTTTGGCCTTTGAATCGGATGGGGACCATACACGATGACTTGGTTGAACCGGTGGTAAGTCAACCCGTCCATGAGTAGGGAGTTACTAAGTACCGTTGAAGCTTATTTACAGACTGAAGTAGCCCCTCACGCGGCGTTAATTGACCGAAATAAGGAAGAGTTGCAACGGGTGCTATTAGAGTTGGGCGATCGCTCTTGGTTAGGGCTAAAGGTTCCTACTCTTTGGGGTGGTTTAGACTTAGACGAAAAAAGTTTTTACCAGTGGCAAATGCTCCTCGCTAGATACTCTGGTGCTTTAGCTTTCTTGCAAACTCAACACCAAAGCGCGGCTTTACAGATTGCTACTAGTCAAAACTCTGAGCTTCAAGCTGAGTATTTACCCCTAATGGTTCGGGGCAAAAAACTGATAGGTGTGGGCTTTTCCCAATTAAGGCGTCCGGGAAAACCTGTTACTAGCGCGAATCCTGTGCCGGGAGGTTATCTGTTAGAGGGAGAAGTACCCTGGATTACTGGATTGGGTTTGTTTGAGGAGTTTATCGTGGGGGCGACTTTACCTCAGGGTGATGCCCTCTATGGGTTATTACCTCTGGTGAGTACAGAACAACCCCAGGGGGGCTTTTTAGAGTTGAGTCAGCCAAGAGAGTTAATCGCTATGCAATCTACTAATACGGTGCAGGGACGCTTAAAGCAGTGGTTTTTACCGAGCGATCGCGTGGTGATGATTAAACCAAAAGGCGCAATCCATCAAAGCGATCGGCGTCGGGTTCTACATCACGGTTTTTTTGCTTTAGGTTGCGCTCAAGCAGCTTTAGATCTGTTCACTAATCACCCCCATTGGCACTATTTAAGCGAAAAAGTGAATTATTGCCGTGAAAATATGTTTAAACTCCTTGATTCTGCTGATTTTGAGAAAAAATTGGAACTTAGAGCGAGCGCGATTAATTTAGCTCATGATTGCGCTCAAGCCGCCGTGGTTATCTCTGGAGGAGGGGCTAATTTTCTGTCTCATCCTGCAGGAAGAGTCTATCGGGAAGCTTTGGTATTTAGTGTTTCTGGACAAACTCCTGCAGTTAGGGAAGCTACTCTAGGATGCAGCAAAGATTAATTATTTTTACTCGCTATCCTGAACCGGGTAAGACAAAAACCAGAATGATACCACTTTTGGGTCCCGAGGGTGCAGCGAAGCTTCATCGTCAATTGACGGAGGAAACTCTGAAAGTAGTAACTCAAGTAGATTTAGATTCTTTATCTGTAGCGATATATTTTACTGGTGGGAATTTAACCCTGATGCGCCAATGGCTGGGAGATAAGTGGGATTATTATCGTCAAAGCGAAGGAGATTTGGGAGAAAAGTTACAATCAGCTCTACAAGATACTTATAGAGAAGCGATCGCTAAAGTCGTAATTATTGGTGTGGACTGTCCCGATTTAACTTCAGCTATTTTACTTGAAGCTTTTGAAGGTTTAAATCAAAGTGATGTAGTTATTGGACGTGCAGTAGATGGAGGTTACTATCTGATTGGGTTATCTCGTTTGCTTCCTGAACTGTTTGATAATATCGATTGGGGAAGCGAAAGAGTATTTAAGCAAACCCAAAATATTGCACAAGGGCTTAATTTGGAGGTGAGTTATCTTTCCACGCTGCGCGATGTAGATCGCCCCGAGGACTTAGATTTGATTCACAATCTTCTTTAGTTACTTGATGACGATATTTAAACATTTCTGCTAAACGGGAATTTACCCACCATCCCAAACAAAACTCAGCTAAGGAACCCCCGGGAAGTTCATAGTTAATTGAATCGGTAAGGCAAGTTTTTCCCTCTATATTCGTAAATTGATGCTCGTGTCGCCATGATACTAATGGTCCCACCAACTGCACATCGGTAAACAAATAGGGTTTTTCTGACTCAACGTGTTTAGCTACCCACCGAACGGGAATAAGGCCTAATTGAATGCGAAACTCTATGGTTGCACCTACGGCTAATCCACCTTGTTTACTCACGATGGTAACGGGTTGCCAAGGAGGAGTTAATTTTTCTAAGATATCAGAGCGATCGTGAAATTGCCAAACTACTTCTACTGGTGCATTGATTAAAGTCGAATAGTTAAAATGTAGCATAATCGACTAAAGTGTTGAATGAATGTCTTAAAAGATTGATTGATTATACCATTTTCAATAAAGTTAGCTATGCTGAAATTCCACCGCGCATAGAGTACTTTCTTACTGATTTTGGTCAAGAATTTTTAGAAAGACTGTATAGTATTAAAGAGATACAAATAAAAAGCGGCAAAAATTAGCCTAAAAGTAATATTTTAAAGTGTATTTTTTGTAGTTATCGCCGACTTAATAATGTCTAATTTGTAGATGAAGATTTTATGAAAGCTTTTTTAGAATGTTCAGATAATTCCTATTGGCTAGCTAACGCTCATATTCCCTGTTCCCTGTTGGAAGAGAACACTTTTTCATCACAAACCAGAGAAGGGCTATGTTTAGTGAGTCTCGAAGTGAGTAATGGGAAAATAACCTCAATTCAAGAGGAAGTTCCTGCTATTGTTGATATTCCCGTGATCAATTTAAATAAAAGTATAATTTTTCCCTGTTTCATCGATAGTCACACCCATCTCGATAAAGGACATATCTGGGAACGTTCTCCTAATCGAAACGGAACCTTTGATACAGCGTTAACCACGGCGCGCCAGGATGCTAAGCAATGGCGACTAGAAGATGTATATAGGCGTATGGAATTTGGGATAAAATGTAGCTATGCTCATGGCACAGCAGCTATTCGTACTCATATTGATGCTTTTGGGGAACAGGCTGAGATTACGTTAACTGCTCTAGAGGAATTGCAAAAACAATGGTCTGGTAAAATAACGCTCCAAGGGGTTTCTTTGGTTTCTCTTGACTATTATCAAACCCCCGAAGGGGAAGCTTTAGCTGACAAAATCGCTCTCATTGGAGGAATTCTAGGAGGTGTCGCTTACACTCATCCGGATTTAGAAGCCCAGTTAGAGAAAACCTTTCGATTGGCGATGGAGAGGGGATTAGATTTGGATTTTCACGCTGATGAAAACGGTGTCCCTGATTCTACTTGTTTAGCTGCGATCGCGCGCATGGTCATTAAACATCAGTTTCCAGGAAAAGTAATCTGCGGTCATTGTTGTAGTTTAGCGGTCCAATCGCCGGAAGTAGTTAAAGAAACCCTAGGTTTAGTTAAAGAAGCCGGGATTACCATTATTAGTTTACCGATGTGCAATCTCTACCTGCAGGATCGTCAAGAAGCCGTTACCCCTTTTTGGCGGGGAGTGACGCGGGTAATTGAAATGAAACAAGCAGGAATTCCAGTAGTGTTTGCTAGTGACAATTGTCGTGATCCCTTTTACGCTTTTGGCGATCACGATGCTTTGGAAGTCTTCAGCCAGGGGGTACGTATTGCCCATCTGGATACACCCTACGGAGATTGGTGCAATAGTGTCACCCGTACAGCAGCAGATTCACTCCGATTGCCCCATTTGGGTCGCCTAGGGGTGGGTTTAGAGGCAAATTTGATAATTTTTAAGGCGCGCTACTTTAGCGAGTTGTTGTCCCGTCCTCAGGCTGAGCGGATTGTGTTGCGTCGGGGTATCAGCATTGATACTACCCTTCCTGATTATTGCGAGTTAGATGATTAACAGGCGATCGCGAGATCCAGAAATCAAATTGATCACCATTTGAGTGTAGCTGCATCTATGCCCTGTTCCCGCTTGAGAGCGGCGTCTTTTTCGAACCAGGAGATAAGCTGTTCATGAGTTAACTCTTCCACCGATACATTGAGATCCGCCGCAATAATTTTTAACAGTCTCAGAGAAGAAATAGTCAAGCGAGTCAGAAACTTTTCCGAGGAAGATAATAAAGCGCGATCAACATCTTCTGATTCTGCAGGAGTTAAGAAATTTTCGTTCATATTAATTCAATTAGGTAACCACAGCGATGTTCACCATTATTGATCCAGTGAGTTCTTTCTATTTTACAATCAGGAAGAATCGCCGCAAACATCTCTAATTCATGTCCGCAAACACTGGGATAAGATTCAGCCACATCCGAAATAGCGCAGTGATGTTCTGCTAAAACGTAGGAATTTGGTCGCATCAGGTGGAGTTCAGCCATATAGCCCTCTGCTTGACGCAATTCCAACAGCTTTGCTACTCTTTCTTGTAGATTTCCTGTACCAATGCGCTGCTGATATTCACCCGCTTTGCGTTCCCACTGCTTGCGCAACACGGTGTTTAGTTGTTCTTCCCCTACCGTTTGAGCTAGAGTATCGAGAAAAGATACAGCAAACTCTCCGTAGCCATTGGGAAAGCGATCGCGTCCTTGGCGACTCAGTTGATAGATATATTCTGGTCGTCCCATTTTACTCCGAGATTTTTGACGCTCAATCAACCCATCTATTTCTAGATCTTTGAGGTGACGTCTGGTCGCTTGGGGACTTATCTCCAGAGTTTGGGCCAATTCTTTAGCTGCAGCTTGTCGCTTACGGAGTAAATGTTTCAGTATATCCTGTTTGGAAGAGGATGATTCGATCATATTTTTGGGTTAAGGGGTTAATATAAAAAAGCCAATTGCTACTTTGACAACATCACTGTTGTTAATTTATTATAAAATAGAATAAAACAACAAAATAGTTGCTTAAGTCACCTAGACTCGTGCCATCAAAGAGAAGGCAAGAGCCAAGAACACCCTAACTAGAGAGAACACGAACAAAAATGAGCGCTTCATCGGTAAAAACCCTCGTCAACCAACCTTATAAATACGGATTTGTCACCGATATTGAATCAGACAGTATCCCACGCGGACTGAACGAAGAGGTCATCAGGCTAATCTCAGAAAAAAAGAATGAACCCCAATTCATGCTCGACTTTCGCCTTAAAGCCTACCGTCAGTGGCAAAAAATGACAGAGCCAACCTGGGCTCACGTTAACTATCCTCCTATAGATTATCAAAATATTATCTATTACAGCGCTCCTAAACAGAGCAAAGCCAAACTCAACAACTTAGACGAAGTAGATCCCGCTATTTTAGAAACCTTTGAGAAGTTAGGAATATCTCTATCAGAGCAAAAAAGACTAGCCAACGTCGCAGTAGATGCTATTTTTGATAGCGTTTCCATTGGTACCACTTTTAAAGAAAAACTAGCAGAATCAGGAGTAATCTTCTGCTCCATATCCGAAGCAGTACAAGAACATTCAGAACTAATCCAGCGTTATCTAGGTAGCGTGGTCCCCGTAGGCGATAATTACTATAGCGCCCTCAACTCTGCTGTATTTAGCGATGGTTCTTTTGTCTATATCCCCAAAGGTGTGACTTGTCCGATGGAACTATCTACTTATTTCCGGATTAATAACGGTGACACTGGACAATTCGAGCGCACTCTCATCATAGCTGAAGCAGGAGCCTCTGTGAGTTATCTAGAGGGATGTACCGCTCCCATGTACGATAGCAATCAACTTCACGCTGCGGTAGTAGAACTAGTAGCACTAGATAACGCAGATATCAAATACGCCACTGTACAGAATTGGTACGCGGGAGACGAAAATGGGAAAGGAGGAATTTATAACTTCGTCACCAAACGAGGATTATGCAAAGGAGTCAACTCCAAAATCTCCTGGACACAAGTAGAAACCGGTTCAGCGATTACCTGGAAATATCCCAGTTGTGTTTTAGTTGGGGATAATTCCGTGGGTGAATTTTACTCCATCGCTCTAACCAACAACCGTCAACAAGCCGACACGGGTACCAAAATGGTACATATAGGCAAAAATACCCGCAGCACGATTATTTCCAAAGGGATTTCCGCGGGACATTCTCAAAACAGCTACCGGGGTTTAGTTAAAATCGGACCAAAAGCTACTGGTGCTAGAAATTACTCCCAATGTGATTCAATGTTAATTGGAGATAATGCCCAAGCTAACACCTTTCCTTATATTCAGGTAGACCAAAATACTGCCAAAGTTGAACACGAAGCCTCAACATCGAAGATAGGGGAAGATCAACTCTTTTATTTCACTCAAAGAGGAATCTCAGAAGAAGATGCTATCTCTATGTTAGTGGGTGGTTTCTGTAAAGATGTGCTCAATAAGTTACCCATGGAATTCGCTGCCGAAGCTGATAAATTATTGAGCCTCAAATTAGAAGGAACGGTGGGTTAGGATACCCCAAATCAAAAATTTTGTATTTAAATCATCGCAATGAGTCAAACAGCCAATCAAGTTATTTTATCAGTTCGGAACCTCACCGCTAGTATCGATGGAATACCAATTCTCAAAGGTGTGAATTTAGAGGTAAAAGCGGGAGAAACCCACGCCATTATGGGACGCAACGGCTCGGGAAAGAGTACCTTTTCTAAGGTATTGGCGGGACATCCCAGTTATGAAGTCACCGGGGGAGAGGTTATTTATCAAGGGAAAAATTTACTAGAACTCGAACCAGAAGAACGCGCTTTAGCAGGTGTAT
Proteins encoded in this region:
- the sufR gene encoding iron-sulfur cluster biosynthesis transcriptional regulator SufR; translation: MIESSSSKQDILKHLLRKRQAAAKELAQTLEISPQATRRHLKDLEIDGLIERQKSRSKMGRPEYIYQLSRQGRDRFPNGYGEFAVSFLDTLAQTVGEEQLNTVLRKQWERKAGEYQQRIGTGNLQERVAKLLELRQAEGYMAELHLMRPNSYVLAEHHCAISDVAESYPSVCGHELEMFAAILPDCKIERTHWINNGEHRCGYLIELI
- a CDS encoding TIGR04282 family arsenosugar biosynthesis glycosyltransferase, producing MQQRLIIFTRYPEPGKTKTRMIPLLGPEGAAKLHRQLTEETLKVVTQVDLDSLSVAIYFTGGNLTLMRQWLGDKWDYYRQSEGDLGEKLQSALQDTYREAIAKVVIIGVDCPDLTSAILLEAFEGLNQSDVVIGRAVDGGYYLIGLSRLLPELFDNIDWGSERVFKQTQNIAQGLNLEVSYLSTLRDVDRPEDLDLIHNLL
- a CDS encoding SRPBCC family protein → MLHFNYSTLINAPVEVVWQFHDRSDILEKLTPPWQPVTIVSKQGGLAVGATIEFRIQLGLIPVRWVAKHVESEKPYLFTDVQLVGPLVSWRHEHQFTNIEGKTCLTDSINYELPGGSLAEFCLGWWVNSRLAEMFKYRHQVTKEDCESNLSPRGDLHRAAWKDNSPPN
- a CDS encoding cytosine deaminase; the protein is MKAFLECSDNSYWLANAHIPCSLLEENTFSSQTREGLCLVSLEVSNGKITSIQEEVPAIVDIPVINLNKSIIFPCFIDSHTHLDKGHIWERSPNRNGTFDTALTTARQDAKQWRLEDVYRRMEFGIKCSYAHGTAAIRTHIDAFGEQAEITLTALEELQKQWSGKITLQGVSLVSLDYYQTPEGEALADKIALIGGILGGVAYTHPDLEAQLEKTFRLAMERGLDLDFHADENGVPDSTCLAAIARMVIKHQFPGKVICGHCCSLAVQSPEVVKETLGLVKEAGITIISLPMCNLYLQDRQEAVTPFWRGVTRVIEMKQAGIPVVFASDNCRDPFYAFGDHDALEVFSQGVRIAHLDTPYGDWCNSVTRTAADSLRLPHLGRLGVGLEANLIIFKARYFSELLSRPQAERIVLRRGISIDTTLPDYCELDD
- the sufB gene encoding Fe-S cluster assembly protein SufB, producing the protein MSASSVKTLVNQPYKYGFVTDIESDSIPRGLNEEVIRLISEKKNEPQFMLDFRLKAYRQWQKMTEPTWAHVNYPPIDYQNIIYYSAPKQSKAKLNNLDEVDPAILETFEKLGISLSEQKRLANVAVDAIFDSVSIGTTFKEKLAESGVIFCSISEAVQEHSELIQRYLGSVVPVGDNYYSALNSAVFSDGSFVYIPKGVTCPMELSTYFRINNGDTGQFERTLIIAEAGASVSYLEGCTAPMYDSNQLHAAVVELVALDNADIKYATVQNWYAGDENGKGGIYNFVTKRGLCKGVNSKISWTQVETGSAITWKYPSCVLVGDNSVGEFYSIALTNNRQQADTGTKMVHIGKNTRSTIISKGISAGHSQNSYRGLVKIGPKATGARNYSQCDSMLIGDNAQANTFPYIQVDQNTAKVEHEASTSKIGEDQLFYFTQRGISEEDAISMLVGGFCKDVLNKLPMEFAAEADKLLSLKLEGTVG
- a CDS encoding winged helix-turn-helix transcriptional regulator — protein: MLNECLKRLIDYTIFNKVSYAEIPPRIEYFLTDFGQEFLERLYSIKEIQIKSGKN